In Vicia villosa cultivar HV-30 ecotype Madison, WI unplaced genomic scaffold, Vvil1.0 ctg.000098F_1_1, whole genome shotgun sequence, the following proteins share a genomic window:
- the LOC131624015 gene encoding uncharacterized protein LOC131624015, with protein MDTPIDTVKEAKRHTHTYSFFREPLTALEGLSSLMTAFCLKSFTDNYGNILTLLETVVDTPALQTLMQFYDPEMRCFTFQDYQLAPTLEEYSIILNLKVKSEVPFIDIPKEVNFKLIAAALYLSIKEVSDNWKSNGGVSGFSLKFLVRKAKEEFEKKNWNAYNALLAVAIYGIVMFPSVPNFVDSVAIHIFMGKNPIPTLLADTYYAVHSRYEKGGGAITCCLQLLFIWFLSLLPSKGPFVKTRDTLKWIHRIMSLTSYDIQWQRYRINVSEVIVGCGEFDNVPLIGTRGCINYNPVVSLRQLGYTLKDKSADHLIAETVYFEKGSDPEKLERIIVAWKKIRKHYGSHLGKKESLALTPYVKWIEKRVGSLLLPYDRVAPLQKQPPLILSEFVPTELYKDALVTNYRLHEREQETNLKFFEERDAKMRLMHQLKQFEGASSSQASTWRRPYELLEEDLHHKQQECLQLQRSESSLKRQKRDSDKQLAEEKAKIARLEEELRRLRAQRRGDGGAHSVTRRS; from the coding sequence ATGGACACTCCCATTGATACTGTCAAGGAGGCAAAGAGACATACGCACACCTACAGCTTTTTTCGAGAGCCGTTGACCGCCTTAGAGGGTTTGAGTTCGTTAATGACCGCTTTCTGCTTGAAGAGTTTCACGGACAATTATGGGAATATCTTGACTTTGTTGGAAACCGTGGTTGATACTCCTGCTTTACAAACTTTGATGCAGTTCTATGATCCTGAAATGAGGTGTTTCACGTTCCAGGATTACCAGTTGGCTCCGACATTGGAAGAGTACTCTATTATTCTTAATCTCAAGGTAAAAAGCGAAGTGCCATTCATCGACATTCCTAAAGAGGTGAATTTCAAGTTGATTGctgctgctctttatttgagcataaaagAAGTATCTGATAATTGGAAGTCGAATGGAGGTGTCTCAGGGTTCTCTTTGAAGTTCTTGGTGAGAAAAGCTAAAGAGGAATTTGAGAAAAAGAATTGGAATGCGTATAATGCATTGCTTGCTGTGGCCATTTATGGGATTGTGATGTTCCCAAGTGTTCCTAATTTTGTAGACTCGGTCGCGATACATATCTTCATGGGAAAGAATCCCATTCCCACATTGTTGGCCGATACTTATTATGCCGTTCATTCCCGATATGAGAAAGGTGGTGGTGCTATCACTTgttgccttcaattgttgttcatcTGGTTCCTCTCTTTGTTGCCCAGCAAAGGACCTTTTGTGAAGACAAGGGATACACTCAAGTGGATACACAGGATTATGTCACTTACTTCTTACGATATTCAGTGGCAAAGGTACCGAATTAATGTTTCCGAGGTGATAGTTGGGTGTGGCGAGTTCGACAATGTTCCTTTGATTGGTACTAGAGGTTGCATCAATTACAATCCCGTGGTATCCTTGCGTCAGTTGGGGTATACTTTGAAGGACAAATCGGCGGATCATTTGATAGCGGAGACGGTCTATTTTGAGAAGGGGTCGGATCCAGAGAAATTGGAGAGGATAATTGTGGCTTGGAAGAAGATCCGTAAGCATTATGGATCCCATTTAGGGAAGAAAGAATCGCTTGCTCTGACACCGTATGTTAAGTGGATTGAAAAGCGAGTCGGAAGTTTGTTGTTGCCATATGATAGGGTTGCACCacttcaaaagcaacctcctttgaTTCTATCCGAATTTGTGCCAACAGAACTTTACAAAGATGCTTTGGTTACCAACTACAGGTTGCATGAAAGAGAGCAAGAGAccaatttgaagttctttgaaGAGAGAGATGCAAAGATGAGGTTGATGCACCAGCTCAAGCAATTCGAAGGCGCAAGTTCAAGTCAAGCTAGTACCTGGAGGCGTCCCTATGAGTTGCTGGAGGAAGATTTGCACCACAAGCAGCAAGAGTGTCTACAGTTACAGAGATCAGAGAGTAGTCTCAAGAGGCAAAAGCGGGATTCAGATAAACAGCTAGCAGAAGAGAAGGCTAAGATTGCTCGACTTGAAGAAGAACTAAGAAGACTCCGAGCCCAACGGAGAGGAGATGGAGGAGCTCATTCTGTTACCAGGCGATCCTAG